A single Acidobacteriota bacterium DNA region contains:
- the pilM gene encoding pilus assembly protein PilM, protein MKTSWLAAPPPPVAIEIASRRVTVASVAESGGTLAIRGLAIEALPEGVVTPALTGPNLPGRDVVATAVGRALQRGGLGGTKRAALIVPDSVARVSLLPLATIPARASDLDRIVRWQLRKTTPFPLDQAQVTCFTASRGVEATTIAAVVARRDVIMEYEAVTSSLGIHAGTVDLASFNVMNAAIASSGSAGTDSLLVHASTEATTLAILRGGELMFYRHRTAVEDEPLGALVHQTAMYHEDRLGGGRFARVWVAGDGLRPEVRDEISRRLGVDAQIVDVRPAIALPDHGAVSSDVLDALAAPAGMLLRDRKAA, encoded by the coding sequence GTGAAGACTTCCTGGCTGGCCGCTCCGCCGCCACCGGTCGCGATCGAGATCGCGAGCCGCCGCGTGACGGTCGCCTCGGTCGCCGAGTCCGGCGGCACGCTCGCCATCCGTGGCCTGGCGATCGAAGCGCTGCCCGAAGGCGTCGTCACGCCGGCGCTGACCGGACCGAACCTTCCTGGACGCGACGTCGTCGCGACGGCCGTCGGCCGCGCCCTGCAGCGCGGCGGTCTCGGCGGCACGAAGCGCGCCGCCTTGATCGTGCCCGACAGCGTGGCGCGCGTGTCGCTGCTTCCGCTGGCGACGATTCCGGCTCGCGCGTCGGATCTCGATCGAATCGTCCGCTGGCAGCTCCGCAAGACCACGCCGTTCCCGCTCGATCAGGCGCAGGTGACTTGCTTCACGGCGAGCCGTGGAGTGGAGGCGACGACGATCGCAGCCGTCGTGGCGCGGCGCGACGTCATCATGGAGTACGAAGCCGTGACTTCGAGCCTCGGCATCCATGCCGGGACCGTCGATCTCGCGAGCTTCAACGTCATGAACGCGGCGATCGCGTCGTCGGGATCCGCCGGAACCGACTCGCTGCTCGTCCATGCATCGACGGAGGCGACCACGCTCGCGATCCTCAGGGGCGGCGAGCTGATGTTCTACCGTCATCGCACCGCCGTCGAGGACGAGCCGCTCGGCGCGCTCGTGCACCAGACGGCGATGTACCACGAAGACCGGCTCGGCGGGGGCCGGTTCGCGCGCGTCTGGGTGGCGGGCGACGGCCTTCGCCCCGAGGTGCGCGACGAGATCAGCCGGCGGCTCGGCGTGGACGCCCAGATCGTCGACGTCCGTCCCGCCATCGCCCTGCCGGACCATGGCGCCGTGTCGTCCGACGTGCTCGATGCGCTGGCCGCCCCGGCGGGCATGCTGCTCCGCGACCGGAAGGCGGCCTGA
- a CDS encoding beta-lactamase family protein produces the protein MRFAEAEGLIAEAIASRASPAVTLEVGRTEDVLWQHAAGCLTYAPDAPPAKLTTPFDLASLTKVIATTSLVMRAVARGTLAIDTPLSALLAEWRAADRQAVTLRHLLDHSSGLPGHVRLWEHTRGRDGYTHALATLPLERPPGTAAVYSDPGFMLLGFAVERRDGRPLDAQAGDIAAVCGASFSFGVSEDVRARTAPTEDDRWRGRLLQGEVHDENAAALGGVAGHAGLFGTAADVGAFARLVLETFRQPTPLGSPLLMREFIRPSAVPGSSRALGWDTMRPTSSCGRLLSPSAIGHTGFTGTSLWIDPARDLYVALLANRVHPSRTNEAWLAWRPRIHDAIAAALERRDR, from the coding sequence GTGCGGTTCGCCGAGGCCGAGGGCCTGATCGCCGAGGCCATCGCCAGCCGAGCCTCTCCGGCGGTCACGCTCGAAGTCGGGCGGACCGAGGACGTCCTGTGGCAACACGCCGCCGGCTGCCTGACCTACGCGCCAGACGCGCCTCCCGCGAAGCTCACGACGCCGTTCGATCTCGCGTCGCTGACGAAAGTGATCGCGACGACGTCGCTCGTGATGCGCGCGGTCGCTCGCGGGACGCTGGCGATCGACACGCCGCTGTCTGCCCTGCTGGCCGAATGGCGCGCCGCCGATCGCCAAGCCGTGACGCTCCGTCACCTGCTCGATCACTCGAGCGGACTGCCGGGGCACGTACGGTTGTGGGAGCACACGCGCGGGCGCGACGGCTACACGCACGCCCTCGCGACGTTGCCGCTCGAACGGCCACCCGGGACCGCTGCCGTTTACTCGGATCCCGGCTTCATGCTCCTCGGCTTCGCCGTGGAGCGGCGTGACGGCCGTCCCCTCGACGCGCAAGCCGGGGACATCGCCGCCGTCTGTGGCGCCAGCTTCTCGTTCGGCGTGTCCGAAGACGTTCGAGCCCGCACGGCGCCGACCGAAGACGACCGCTGGCGCGGCCGCCTCCTTCAAGGCGAAGTCCACGACGAGAACGCGGCGGCGCTCGGCGGCGTTGCGGGGCATGCCGGCCTGTTCGGAACGGCAGCCGATGTGGGCGCGTTCGCGCGGCTCGTGCTCGAGACGTTCCGCCAGCCAACGCCGCTGGGATCGCCCCTCTTGATGCGCGAGTTCATCCGGCCGTCGGCCGTCCCCGGCAGTTCACGGGCGCTCGGGTGGGACACCATGCGGCCGACCTCGTCCTGCGGACGGCTGCTGTCCCCGTCGGCGATCGGCCATACGGGGTTCACGGGGACGTCGTTGTGGATCGATCCGGCGCGCGATCTCTACGTCGCGCTGCTCGCGAACCGCGTGCATCCCTCGCGGACGAACGAGGCGTGGCTCGCCTGGCGTCCCAGGATCCACGACGCGATCGCCGCCGCACTGGAGCGGCGAGATCGCTGA
- a CDS encoding type II secretion system protein — translation MRTWFRRSSPGFTFIELIIATAVLMVLASAALPLARVSIRRQKEAELRRTLREMRTAIDRFKDMADLGALSATVLRLGCESYPPSLDVLVEGVQRTNTAADIKVKFLRRIPVDPLTGRTDWGFRSYTDPPETRTWSGQCVFDVYSKAEGTALDGSRYRDW, via the coding sequence ATGCGCACGTGGTTTCGGCGCTCGTCGCCGGGGTTCACCTTCATCGAGCTGATCATCGCGACGGCAGTGCTGATGGTGCTGGCGTCGGCGGCGCTGCCGCTCGCCAGGGTGTCGATTCGACGCCAGAAGGAAGCGGAGTTGCGCCGCACCCTGCGCGAGATGCGAACGGCGATCGATCGGTTCAAGGACATGGCCGACCTCGGCGCCCTCTCGGCCACCGTCCTGCGGCTCGGATGCGAGAGCTACCCGCCGAGTCTCGACGTCCTCGTCGAGGGCGTGCAGCGGACCAACACCGCCGCCGACATCAAGGTGAAGTTCCTCCGGCGGATCCCGGTCGATCCGCTCACCGGCCGGACGGACTGGGGCTTCCGTTCCTACACGGATCCGCCGGAAACCAGGACGTGGAGCGGCCAGTGCGTCTTCGACGTCTACTCGAAGGCCGAGGGCACGGCGCTCGACGGTTCACGCTATCGGGACTGGTAG
- the murQ gene encoding N-acetylmuramic acid 6-phosphate etherase has translation MAYHSKWQDVPTEAINPDTLGIDKMPVLEIIDLINNEDRRVVSAVHKERERIAHGVEIVTNALKKGGRLFLVGAGTSGRLGILEAAEMPLSFGTSPKLVQAIMAGGQDAVFRSRKGVDDNFEEGARSVGRLRVNKRDVVIGVSASGLTQFVRGALTAARNKGARIIFVTCWPGTELQNYVDLIIAPAVGPEIIAGSTRLKAGTATKMVLNMLTTITMIRVGKTYGNLMVDVLTGSEKLKDRARRIVSIVTGIAPDDAGSLLRKARWNVKAAIVMQKTGAGYAEALRRLRAADDSMRTALGEDLEPTLRRLLDTGH, from the coding sequence TTGGCATACCACTCGAAGTGGCAGGACGTTCCCACCGAAGCGATCAACCCTGACACGCTCGGCATCGACAAGATGCCGGTGCTCGAGATCATCGACCTGATCAACAACGAGGACCGTCGGGTTGTCTCCGCCGTCCACAAGGAACGCGAGCGGATCGCCCACGGCGTCGAGATCGTCACGAACGCGCTCAAGAAAGGCGGACGGCTCTTTCTGGTGGGCGCCGGCACGAGCGGCCGGCTCGGCATCCTCGAAGCCGCGGAGATGCCGCTGAGCTTCGGGACGTCGCCGAAGCTGGTGCAGGCCATCATGGCGGGCGGGCAGGACGCCGTGTTCCGCAGCCGCAAGGGCGTGGACGACAACTTCGAGGAAGGGGCGCGCAGTGTCGGCCGGCTGCGCGTGAACAAGCGGGACGTGGTGATCGGTGTGTCGGCGAGCGGCCTGACGCAGTTCGTCCGCGGGGCGCTCACGGCCGCGCGCAACAAAGGAGCCCGGATCATCTTCGTGACTTGCTGGCCCGGCACCGAGCTGCAGAACTACGTGGATCTCATCATCGCGCCCGCCGTGGGCCCGGAGATCATCGCGGGATCGACCCGGCTCAAGGCCGGCACGGCGACAAAGATGGTGCTCAACATGCTGACGACGATCACGATGATCCGCGTCGGCAAGACGTACGGCAACCTGATGGTGGACGTGCTCACCGGTTCGGAGAAGCTCAAGGACCGCGCGCGCCGCATCGTGTCCATCGTCACCGGCATCGCGCCGGACGACGCCGGTTCCCTGCTCCGCAAGGCGAGGTGGAACGTCAAGGCCGCCATCGTGATGCAGAAGACCGGCGCCGGCTATGCCGAAGCGCTGCGCCGGCTGCGCGCCGCCGACGACTCGATGCGCACGGCGCTCGGCGAGGATCTCGAGCCCACGCTGCGGCGCCTGCTCGACACCGGCCACTGA
- a CDS encoding Ig-like domain-containing protein, which produces MTTSMMFRRRSEFRTWRCAALLFALPAFLSTSCDRVPLTAPSGSALTLLASENLVPVDGSAEIIAIVIEGAQGASTDGGGGEVIAGIGTPVHDGTLVMFSTTLGRLEPSEAETRRGRATVKLYGDGRSGTAKVTAFSGGAMNTLEIDIGAAGATRLAMTANPQSLPSGGGSSVVFARVEDQQGNGVAGIPVSFTTTSGSVAPPTAVTDASGYASTTLTTTAAATVSATSGGSATSLAGTIQITIR; this is translated from the coding sequence ATGACGACTTCCATGATGTTCCGCCGCCGGTCCGAGTTCCGCACGTGGCGTTGCGCGGCGCTGCTGTTCGCGCTTCCCGCGTTCCTGTCGACGTCCTGCGACCGCGTGCCGCTCACGGCCCCGTCGGGGTCTGCGCTGACGCTGCTCGCGTCCGAGAACCTCGTCCCGGTCGACGGGTCGGCCGAGATCATCGCGATCGTCATCGAGGGCGCCCAGGGTGCGTCGACCGACGGCGGCGGAGGCGAGGTGATTGCCGGCATCGGCACGCCGGTCCATGACGGCACGCTCGTGATGTTTTCGACGACGCTGGGCCGCCTGGAGCCGAGCGAGGCCGAGACGCGCCGCGGCCGCGCGACCGTGAAGCTCTACGGCGACGGCCGCTCGGGAACGGCGAAGGTGACGGCGTTCTCCGGCGGCGCGATGAACACGCTCGAGATCGACATCGGCGCGGCCGGCGCCACTCGCCTCGCCATGACGGCCAACCCGCAGTCGCTGCCCTCCGGCGGCGGGTCCTCCGTCGTGTTCGCGCGCGTCGAGGATCAACAGGGCAACGGCGTCGCCGGCATCCCCGTGAGCTTCACGACCACGAGCGGATCGGTGGCACCGCCAACCGCCGTCACCGATGCCAGCGGATACGCGAGCACGACGCTGACCACGACGGCCGCGGCCACGGTCTCGGCGACGAGCGGCGGATCGGCGACGTCGCTCGCCGGCACCATCCAGATCACGATTCGCTAG
- a CDS encoding methionine adenosyltransferase, whose protein sequence is MARGRHLFTSESVTEGHPDKIADQISDGILDAIIAQDPAARVACETLVTTGLAIVAGEITTSGSIDYQTVVRNVIRDVGYTRGKYGYDADTCAVLSAIHEQSRDIGQGVDTGGAGDQGLMFGYACRETPELMPLPIMLAHKLVREMSTLRRAGAVKYLRPDGKSQVTVEYQDDKPIRIDAIVLSTQHSADVAQETIRKDLTECVVRKVIPGDMMDAKTKIYVNPTGRFVTGGPHGDAGVTGRKIIVDTYGGYAPHGGGAFSGKDPTKVDRSACYMARYIAKNVVAAGLADRALVQLAYAIGVADPVSVLVDTSGTGKVSDEKLTELVRRHFEMTPRGIIESLDLRRPIYRKTAAFGHFGRTEPEFTWERTDKAPALKSDAGL, encoded by the coding sequence ATGGCGCGTGGCCGACATTTGTTCACGTCAGAATCCGTCACCGAAGGACATCCCGACAAGATTGCCGACCAGATCTCGGACGGGATCCTCGACGCGATCATCGCGCAGGATCCCGCCGCTCGTGTCGCGTGCGAGACGCTCGTCACGACCGGGCTCGCGATCGTGGCCGGGGAGATCACGACGAGCGGTTCCATCGACTACCAGACGGTCGTCCGCAACGTCATCCGAGACGTCGGGTACACGCGCGGCAAGTACGGGTACGACGCCGATACCTGCGCGGTGCTGTCGGCCATCCACGAGCAGTCTCGTGACATCGGCCAGGGCGTCGACACGGGCGGCGCGGGCGACCAGGGCTTGATGTTCGGCTACGCGTGCCGCGAGACCCCCGAGCTGATGCCGCTGCCGATCATGCTCGCGCACAAGCTCGTGCGCGAGATGTCGACGCTTCGTCGCGCCGGCGCCGTGAAGTACCTCCGGCCGGATGGCAAGTCCCAGGTCACCGTCGAGTATCAGGACGACAAGCCGATCCGGATCGACGCCATCGTGCTCTCGACCCAGCACAGCGCGGACGTCGCGCAGGAAACCATCCGCAAAGACCTCACCGAGTGTGTCGTCCGCAAGGTGATCCCCGGCGACATGATGGACGCCAAGACGAAGATCTACGTCAACCCGACCGGCCGATTCGTGACCGGCGGCCCGCACGGCGATGCCGGCGTCACGGGCCGCAAGATCATCGTCGACACGTACGGCGGCTATGCGCCGCATGGCGGCGGCGCCTTCTCGGGGAAGGATCCGACGAAGGTCGATCGCTCGGCCTGCTACATGGCGCGGTACATCGCGAAGAACGTCGTGGCGGCCGGCCTGGCCGACCGCGCGCTCGTGCAGTTGGCCTACGCGATCGGTGTGGCCGACCCGGTCTCGGTGCTGGTCGACACGTCGGGAACCGGCAAGGTCTCCGACGAGAAGCTGACCGAGCTCGTCCGGCGGCACTTCGAGATGACACCGCGCGGGATCATCGAGAGCCTCGATCTCCGTCGCCCGATCTATCGGAAGACCGCAGCGTTCGGCCATTTCGGCCGGACGGAGCCGGAGTTCACCTGGGAGCGCACCGACAAGGCGCCCGCCCTCAAGAGCGACGCGGGGCTCTGA
- the pilO gene encoding type 4a pilus biogenesis protein PilO → MTLWARIVQERKRVLVPLALGLLVNVAVLVAAVLPLRSAIAATEARSIEAMRALADARRLDHQAAQAKASRLRADEELRTFYTKVLPSSFQAAETTTNLWLAQAARQAGLQFKGSHFEWNEVRDTALSRTSARITLEGTYPSIRRFLYDVENAEEFIIVERVELADQSEQPGAAGRLEVSLIVSTYFPTTPGS, encoded by the coding sequence GTGACGCTCTGGGCGCGCATCGTGCAGGAACGCAAACGGGTGCTGGTGCCGCTCGCACTCGGGCTGCTCGTGAACGTCGCCGTGCTGGTGGCGGCCGTGCTGCCGCTTCGCTCCGCGATCGCTGCGACGGAAGCGCGGTCGATCGAGGCGATGCGCGCGCTCGCCGACGCCCGTCGGCTGGATCATCAGGCCGCCCAAGCGAAGGCCAGCAGGCTCCGCGCGGACGAAGAGCTGCGCACGTTCTACACGAAGGTGCTGCCGTCGAGCTTCCAGGCGGCCGAGACCACGACCAATCTCTGGCTTGCGCAGGCCGCACGCCAGGCGGGGCTCCAGTTCAAGGGATCGCACTTCGAATGGAACGAGGTGCGCGACACGGCGCTGTCGCGCACCTCGGCGCGCATCACGCTCGAGGGCACGTATCCGAGCATCCGTCGGTTCCTGTACGACGTCGAGAACGCCGAGGAGTTCATCATCGTCGAGCGCGTCGAGCTCGCGGACCAGAGCGAACAGCCGGGGGCGGCCGGTCGTCTCGAAGTGTCGCTGATCGTCTCCACCTACTTCCCGACGACACCAGGCTCATGA
- the xerD gene encoding site-specific tyrosine recombinase XerD: MAKASNPAPGPDRTSAAAVAAYLRHLEVERRVAGHTLAAYRRDLSKLVAYAASRELTIGALSRQDLEAFVRAAMGEGLAPASVARLVASLRGFYRFQRVVGALPENPADDLRAPRTFAALPRFLSLEDVDRLLAAPDASTPAGVRDRTLIEVLYATGLRVSELVSLRMADVRTSEGYVQVVGKGGKPRIVPLGDVAAAWVRRYVSDVRPALASRRDSPWLFLNAKRGTALSRSGFWRLLKGYGRKAQIRAHLSPHVLRHSFATHLLERGADLRAIQVMLGHADLSTTQIYTHVLEARLRHVYDAFHPRR, translated from the coding sequence GTGGCCAAGGCATCGAATCCCGCCCCGGGTCCTGACCGAACGTCGGCGGCGGCCGTGGCCGCGTACCTTCGCCATCTCGAGGTGGAGCGTCGCGTCGCCGGTCACACGCTCGCCGCCTATCGCCGCGATCTCTCGAAGTTGGTCGCGTACGCGGCGAGCCGGGAGCTGACGATCGGTGCGCTGTCGCGACAGGATCTCGAGGCGTTCGTTCGTGCCGCGATGGGCGAGGGGCTCGCCCCGGCATCCGTGGCGCGGCTCGTGGCCTCGCTCCGCGGCTTCTACCGGTTCCAGCGCGTCGTCGGCGCGCTTCCGGAGAACCCGGCCGACGATCTGCGCGCGCCGCGGACGTTTGCCGCGCTGCCACGGTTCCTGTCGCTCGAGGACGTCGATCGCCTGCTCGCCGCGCCGGACGCGTCCACTCCCGCCGGCGTTCGGGATCGGACGCTCATCGAGGTGCTCTACGCGACAGGGCTTCGCGTCTCGGAGCTCGTCTCGCTCCGCATGGCGGACGTCCGCACCAGCGAAGGATACGTGCAAGTCGTCGGCAAGGGCGGCAAACCGCGGATCGTTCCGCTCGGCGACGTTGCGGCCGCCTGGGTGCGGCGGTACGTCAGCGACGTGCGGCCGGCGCTCGCGAGCCGGCGTGACTCTCCCTGGCTCTTCCTGAACGCGAAGCGCGGCACCGCGTTGTCGCGCAGCGGCTTCTGGCGGCTGCTGAAAGGCTACGGCCGCAAGGCGCAGATTCGCGCGCATCTCAGCCCGCACGTCCTGCGTCATTCCTTCGCGACGCACTTGCTCGAGCGGGGCGCCGACCTGCGCGCGATTCAAGTGATGCTCGGTCACGCGGACCTCTCGACGACCCAGATCTACACGCACGTGCTCGAGGCTCGGCTCCGGCACGTCTACGACGCGTTCCATCCCCGCCGCTGA